The stretch of DNA CGCCGCGTTCGGTGGCTACAAGCAGTCCGGCATCGGCCGCGAGAACCACCTGATGATGCTCGAGCACTACCAGCAGACGAAGAACCTGCTGGTCAGCTACGCCCAGAAGGCTCAGGGCTTCTTCTGATGGACGCAGCCCGGGCGCCTCAGCGCCTGAAGGCAACCGCCGGGGCGGTGGAGCTTCTCCGCCGCCTCGGCGGTACCCACGGGGCGCTGATGATGCATCAGTCCGGCGGATGCTGCGACGGGTCCGCGCCGATGTGTTACCCCGACGGCGAATTCATCGTCGGCGACCGCGACGTGCTGCTCGGTGTCCTCGACCTGCGTCTCGGTGTCGGGGAGACCCCGTCCACCCGGCCGGAGGGCGCCGACGCCGTGCCCGTGTGGATCTCCGGATCCCAGTTCGAGGCGTGGAAGCACACCCAGCTGGTGCTCGACGTGGTGCCCGGTCGCGGATCGGGTTTCAGCCTCGAAAGCCCGGAAGGCATGCGCTTCCTCAGCCGGGCGCGCGCCTTCACCCCGGAGGAGAACACCAGCCTCGCCGCGGAGGACGTCATCGTGGGCGAGCGGTGGGAGCAGGGCTGGAGGCCCGCACCCTCACCCGAACCGCAAGTGGTCGCAGAAGCCGTCGACGCATGTCCCGTACCCGCTCGCCGCCCGGGCCCCTAGCGCCCGAAGTTTCACTGCGACCGCGGTTTTTACGTCGTGGTCACGTTCTCCTGACACGACGTGCACACAGCTCATTCACCATTGGCCTCGGCCGTCCGCCCGCATTTCGCGCGGCTCGGTGGGGCACCATTCGGATCGACGTAGGGGACGGAATGTCACTCGTAGAACCATCCAAGAATTCCGGAACCGGTAAACACCACGATGCTGCCGACTTCCACTCGGAAGACAACAGCTATCTGGAAAAACGCACGCTCCGAAAGGGCTCGGCGGGCTGGGTGCTGCTCGCAGGCCTCGGCGTCAGCTACGTGATCTCCGGCGACTACGCCGGATGGAACAACGGGCTGGCCGAGGGCGGATTCGGCGGACTGCTGATCGCCGGTGTCGTCATCGCGGGCATGTACCTGGCCATGGTCCTCGGGATGGCCGAAATGTCCTCTGCCCTGCCCGCCGCGGGCGGCGGTTACACGTTCGCCCGGCGGGCGCTCGGGCCGTGGGGCGGATTCGCCACCGGCACAGCCATTCTCATCGAATACGCGATCGCGCCCGCCGCCATCGCGACGTTCATCGGCAGCTATGTCGAATCACTGAACCTGTTCGGCATCACCGACGGGTGGTGGGTGTACCTGGCGGTCTACGCGATCTTCATCGGAATCCACCTGACCGGCGCCGGCGAGGCGCTCAAAGCCATGTTCGTGATCACCGCGATCGCACTGGTGGGTCTCGTCATCTTCGCGGTTTCCGCGATCGGGCTGTTCGACGCGGGCAACCTCACCGACATCGCCGCGACGGATGCGGCGGGGGCGTCGAGTTTCCTGCCGTTCGGCGCATTCGGCATCTGGGCGGCCGTCCCGTTCGCCATCTGGTTCTTCCTCGCCGTCGAAGGCGTGCCGCTGGCCGCGGAGGAGGCACGCGAGCCGGAGAAGAACGTGCCGCGCGGAATCATCATCAGCATGCTCATCCTCATCGTCACGGGGGCATCGGTCC from Rhodococcus opacus B4 encodes:
- a CDS encoding DUF779 domain-containing protein; this translates as MDAARAPQRLKATAGAVELLRRLGGTHGALMMHQSGGCCDGSAPMCYPDGEFIVGDRDVLLGVLDLRLGVGETPSTRPEGADAVPVWISGSQFEAWKHTQLVLDVVPGRGSGFSLESPEGMRFLSRARAFTPEENTSLAAEDVIVGERWEQGWRPAPSPEPQVVAEAVDACPVPARRPGP
- the eat gene encoding ethanolamine permease; its protein translation is MSLVEPSKNSGTGKHHDAADFHSEDNSYLEKRTLRKGSAGWVLLAGLGVSYVISGDYAGWNNGLAEGGFGGLLIAGVVIAGMYLAMVLGMAEMSSALPAAGGGYTFARRALGPWGGFATGTAILIEYAIAPAAIATFIGSYVESLNLFGITDGWWVYLAVYAIFIGIHLTGAGEALKAMFVITAIALVGLVIFAVSAIGLFDAGNLTDIAATDAAGASSFLPFGAFGIWAAVPFAIWFFLAVEGVPLAAEEAREPEKNVPRGIIISMLILIVTGASVLFLATGALGAESLSTSGNPLVEALGDGTAAKVVNYIGLAGLVASFFSIMYAYSRQTFALSRAGYLPTSLSVTNSRKAPTLALIVPGVIGFVLSLTGEGAMLLNMAVFGAAVSYVLMMVSHIVLRRREPEMKRPYRTPGGIVTTSFALVIAAAAVIATFLVDPVAALWTLIAFAAFMAYFGLYSRHHLVANSPDEEFAVLAKAEEELE